The following coding sequences are from one Pigmentibacter sp. JX0631 window:
- a CDS encoding HEAT repeat domain-containing protein: protein MAIYFKEFKDFKSENFFCEYNKNLITNIYENNFINKFIYKNLENISNYPNEFNDEYNSNSYTIYSDKKITVFFRMIEKSYMIEYLERKELNDIASDALVYNIGEGKIRIERFNTNKNYDNEEFSTNLKLEYNSSELLIPNTFFELRKGSDVIKIIDISDNVFQLVVKSNLSMKYYWNYDAETLVPKNIFSSNNSPSRIFLFIKLLTKMNSINSIEVIENLKEHSDYHIRWEVVKSILQLDKERGLLLLNKSLSDKNYQIQKAAIKTLNELKINSII, encoded by the coding sequence ATGGCTATATATTTTAAAGAATTTAAAGACTTTAAATCAGAAAATTTTTTTTGTGAATACAATAAAAATTTAATTACAAACATTTATGAAAATAACTTTATTAACAAATTTATTTATAAAAATTTAGAAAATATTTCTAACTATCCAAATGAATTTAATGATGAATATAATAGTAATTCTTATACTATTTATTCCGATAAAAAAATAACAGTTTTTTTTAGAATGATAGAAAAATCATATATGATCGAATATTTAGAAAGGAAAGAATTGAATGATATTGCATCAGATGCTTTAGTCTATAATATAGGTGAAGGAAAAATTCGAATTGAACGGTTTAATACTAATAAAAATTATGATAACGAAGAATTTAGTACAAATCTAAAATTAGAATATAATTCATCTGAGTTATTAATTCCAAATACTTTTTTTGAGCTAAGAAAAGGTTCAGATGTTATAAAAATCATTGATATAAGTGATAATGTTTTTCAATTAGTAGTCAAATCTAATTTATCAATGAAATACTACTGGAATTATGATGCAGAAACATTAGTTCCAAAAAATATTTTTTCTAGCAATAATTCTCCATCAAGAATATTTTTATTTATAAAATTACTAACTAAAATGAATTCTATAAACTCTATTGAGGTAATAGAAAATTTAAAAGAACATAGTGATTATCATATAAGATGGGAAGTTGTTAAATCTATTCTTCAATTAGATAAAGAAAGAGGACTTTTATTATTGAATAAGTCATTGAGTGACAAAAATTATCAAATACAAAAAGCCGCAATTAAAACACTTAATGAATTAAAAATAAATTCAATAATTTAG
- a CDS encoding trypsin-like serine protease, which yields MLNKLVMILIILTTYACGKTSDNGLTATSKEFIVNGKEINVNTSVEIEKIIYRSVVPIVVIKNNEYKLCTGTIVSDKYILTASHCLLKMNEISFNNNNSINSIPTVTNDEIFVILNNKVDINNFKINHYKYAEVENFFVNEKSMLAFFEVDSPTHDLAKLKKSIYDLAIIKLKHKIDYDRKTHVNLIPINNGYKLNTNKNIYIAGFGSSYHDAKDINSTKGNLRIANSKITELDKVRKFFKIKGKPFRSIYHPYQLYSGTCYGDSGGPAFTLHKNNLYLVGVLYGAVPNKSNYLCGTEYGSYYMSLTDLEISKWIHDIIGN from the coding sequence ATGTTAAATAAATTAGTAATGATTTTAATTATACTTACAACTTATGCATGTGGAAAGACATCTGATAACGGTCTAACAGCAACTAGCAAAGAATTCATAGTTAATGGTAAAGAAATCAATGTTAACACGTCAGTAGAAATTGAAAAAATCATTTATAGATCAGTTGTACCAATTGTAGTTATCAAAAATAATGAATATAAACTTTGTACTGGTACTATAGTGAGTGATAAATACATATTAACAGCATCACATTGCTTGTTAAAAATGAATGAAATTTCTTTCAATAATAATAATTCGATTAATTCAATTCCAACTGTAACAAATGATGAAATATTTGTAATATTAAACAATAAAGTAGACATAAATAATTTTAAAATAAATCACTATAAATATGCAGAGGTAGAAAATTTCTTTGTGAATGAAAAATCAATGCTTGCTTTTTTTGAAGTTGATTCACCTACTCATGATTTAGCAAAATTAAAAAAATCAATTTATGACTTAGCTATAATAAAGTTAAAACATAAAATAGACTATGATAGAAAGACTCATGTCAATTTAATACCAATTAATAATGGTTACAAATTGAATACAAATAAAAATATATATATTGCTGGTTTTGGTTCTAGCTATCACGATGCTAAAGACATTAATTCTACGAAAGGGAACCTAAGAATTGCCAATAGCAAAATTACAGAATTAGATAAGGTAAGAAAATTTTTCAAAATTAAAGGAAAACCTTTTAGGAGTATATATCATCCATATCAATTGTACTCAGGAACATGCTATGGGGACTCAGGCGGCCCGGCATTTACATTACATAAAAATAATTTATATTTAGTAGGAGTCTTATATGGAGCTGTTCCAAATAAAAGTAATTACTTATGCGGGACGGAATACGGTTCTTATTACATGTCATTAACTGATCTGGAGATATCAAAATGGATTCATGATATTATAGGAAACTAA
- a CDS encoding ATP-binding cassette domain-containing protein has translation MITNFIKNKKNLSLITVGISLGIISAILNSSIIPIINKTIFSSDINYTLIVFVFLLCILSKIISQKIMVKLSVLAIEDIRVWFSKVLYKSNVEEIEKKGNSKLLVNFKEDIYNISEGISAIPEAIISSITVISLCIYIFIISYKIFFISIISLLIIFIFMLIINKISEKYLIKERSSNIQLYSNIESYIKSIKMLKMSRQKKEYFNEKIFYKLFTEISSLTKKTNNFIFFSQAVSEIYIMILIIIVIIVSKSIFNHSLEVITGSIFCIIYITGTISNFSNILQTILRSKVSSKNLIDTSQELGLDGIKYNLIDSTKHISEIKLENICHKFKESEFNIGPINYQFISGNIYYIVGGNGSGKTTISKIISLLYKPTEGTILINNEIVNEDNTFYFRNHICLVEIECNIINRLDLYINTSEKKEKFNKLLKVFKLDEKIEIKSNIINNLSYLSSGQKKRLYLTLSILDDDKSVYIFDEWAAEQDPIFKEYFYSDILSYLKKKNKIIIIITHDDQYFKLADNTLKINYGKIEHVK, from the coding sequence ATGATAACTAATTTTATAAAAAACAAAAAAAATCTTTCTTTAATTACTGTTGGTATATCTTTAGGTATAATATCAGCTATATTAAATTCATCAATTATACCTATAATAAACAAAACTATTTTTAGCTCAGATATTAACTACACTTTAATTGTATTTGTATTTTTATTATGCATTTTATCAAAAATTATTTCACAAAAAATTATGGTAAAATTATCTGTATTAGCAATTGAAGATATAAGAGTTTGGTTTTCTAAAGTATTATATAAATCAAATGTTGAAGAAATTGAGAAAAAAGGGAATTCAAAATTATTAGTTAATTTTAAAGAAGATATATACAATATATCCGAAGGAATAAGCGCTATTCCTGAAGCAATAATAAGTTCTATCACTGTAATATCTTTATGCATATATATATTCATAATTAGCTATAAAATATTTTTTATTTCTATAATATCTCTTTTAATTATTTTTATTTTTATGCTTATAATTAATAAAATTTCAGAAAAATATTTAATCAAAGAAAGATCATCAAATATTCAATTATATTCAAATATTGAAAGTTATATCAAATCTATAAAAATGTTAAAAATGTCGAGACAAAAAAAGGAATATTTTAATGAAAAAATATTCTACAAATTATTCACAGAAATAAGTTCTCTAACAAAAAAAACAAACAATTTTATTTTCTTTTCGCAAGCAGTATCTGAAATATATATAATGATATTAATTATTATAGTTATTATTGTTAGTAAATCTATTTTCAATCACTCTTTAGAAGTAATTACTGGATCTATATTTTGTATTATATATATTACAGGAACAATTTCTAATTTTAGTAATATTTTGCAAACTATTTTAAGGTCAAAAGTAAGTTCAAAAAACTTAATTGATACTTCACAAGAATTAGGTTTAGATGGAATTAAATATAACTTAATTGATTCAACTAAACATATATCTGAAATAAAGCTAGAAAATATTTGTCATAAATTTAAAGAATCAGAATTCAATATAGGCCCAATAAATTATCAATTTATTTCAGGAAATATTTACTATATTGTAGGAGGTAATGGCTCAGGAAAGACAACAATAAGTAAAATAATTAGCTTACTTTATAAGCCAACTGAAGGAACTATTTTAATTAATAATGAAATTGTAAATGAAGATAATACGTTTTATTTTAGAAATCACATTTGTCTAGTTGAAATTGAATGTAATATTATTAATAGATTAGATTTATATATTAATACTTCAGAGAAGAAAGAAAAATTCAATAAATTACTTAAAGTTTTTAAATTAGATGAAAAAATAGAAATAAAATCTAATATAATTAATAATTTAAGTTATTTGTCTTCAGGACAAAAGAAAAGGTTATATTTAACATTATCCATACTAGACGATGATAAGTCTGTATATATTTTTGATGAATGGGCTGCTGAGCAAGATCCTATATTTAAAGAGTATTTTTATTCAGATATTTTATCTTACCTTAAGAAAAAAAATAAGATTATTATAATAATAACTCACGATGATCAATACTTCAAATTAGCAGATAATACATTAAAGATAAACTATGGAAAAATTGAACATGTTAAATAA
- a CDS encoding HEAT repeat domain-containing protein, producing the protein MECNKIEDILQKFDTDCFFSNKNKELVIEIINQEAIKKFLISMLNKIIKNPFYSSENHKDNVLTLYADEKIIVTLKLMKKNNYSNEILKDKEILDSPMDLLIYSFGKGKTKFKKFSKNIQHNNNDLFEKDIKLNFDSFLEIEPENFIEVRQGIDLIKLIEISDDVFHIFVCSKKSFDYLTSYDSISLESKDIFCINQNSSRISIYLDLLANLGDSACIETIEKFKNHKNHFIRWEVVKSILQIDTEKGIDLLNEAVNDRHIHVKNAALNTISNLKNNSII; encoded by the coding sequence ATGGAATGCAATAAAATTGAAGATATTCTTCAAAAATTTGATACAGATTGTTTTTTTTCAAATAAAAATAAAGAGTTAGTAATTGAAATTATAAATCAAGAAGCTATTAAAAAATTCTTAATATCAATGCTAAATAAAATTATAAAAAATCCCTTTTATAGCAGCGAAAACCATAAAGATAATGTTTTAACATTATACGCAGATGAAAAGATAATCGTTACTTTAAAATTGATGAAAAAAAATAATTATTCAAATGAAATTTTAAAGGATAAAGAAATATTAGATTCTCCAATGGATTTATTAATTTACTCATTTGGTAAAGGAAAAACAAAATTTAAAAAATTTAGTAAAAATATTCAACATAATAATAATGATTTATTTGAAAAAGATATTAAATTAAATTTTGATTCTTTTCTAGAAATTGAACCAGAAAATTTTATCGAAGTAAGACAGGGAATAGATTTAATAAAACTTATTGAAATTAGCGATGATGTGTTTCACATTTTTGTTTGCTCTAAAAAATCATTTGATTATTTAACTAGTTATGATTCTATTTCCCTCGAATCAAAGGATATCTTTTGTATTAACCAAAATTCATCTCGCATATCAATTTATCTTGATTTGTTAGCAAATTTAGGGGATTCAGCTTGTATTGAAACAATAGAAAAATTTAAAAATCACAAAAATCATTTTATTAGATGGGAAGTGGTTAAATCTATTCTACAAATTGACACAGAAAAAGGGATAGATTTACTAAATGAAGCTGTTAACGATCGTCATATTCATGTTAAAAATGCAGCATTAAATACTATAAGTAATTTAAAAAATAATTCAATTATATAA